One genomic window of Cannabis sativa cultivar Pink pepper isolate KNU-18-1 chromosome 2, ASM2916894v1, whole genome shotgun sequence includes the following:
- the LOC115708796 gene encoding uncharacterized protein LOC115708796, which yields MYYIKPEVFGGEGQECWISADEVEDVCELHMIGNTVMSLWCSYLQEHTLNLGGLRNTYAFNNPASVSTEAGKLKQRSENLCQRMMGMQPEQWLICPWNSGDNWLTIMIHANTQSVAYLDSTNDFIRTDIMKCIQNAVDMYRIEKNIRNKGPVKINQYTCRQQPDGVLCGYYVMKIIQSFMTVVNPASFLKNHFKLDAPYSNEEINAVRDEFAEFVKPLIID from the exons ATGTACTATATTAAACCGGAAGTGTTCGGAGGAGAAGGCCAAGAGTGTTGGATCAGCGCTGACGAGGTGGAAGATGTGTGCGAGCTCCATATGATTGGAAATACTGTTATGTCTCTTTGGTGCAG ttatttgCAAGAACACACACTTAATCTTGGTGGGTTGAGGAATACATATGCATTTAATAATCCTGCTTCAGTATCAACTGAAGCTggtaaactcaaacaacgttcaGAGAATCTATGTCAGCGAATGATGGGTATGCAACCTGAACAATGGTTGATATGTCCGTGGAATTCAGG TGATAACTGGTTGACAATTATGATTCATGCCAATACTCAAAGTGTTGCATATCTTGACTCGACGAATGACTTTATCCGAACTGATATTATGAAATGTATCCAAAa tGCTGTGGACATGTACAGGATCGAAAAAAATATACGAAACAAGGGTCCAGTAAAAATCAACCAATACACGTGTCGACAGCAGCCTGATGGAGTACTATGTGGTTATTATGTTATGAAGATTATTCAGAGTTTCATGACGGTTGTTAATCCTGcaagttttttgaaaaatcat TTCAAGTTAGACGCTCCCTATAGTAACGAGGAGATCAATGCCGTACGGGATGAGTTTGCCGAATTTGTGAAGCCATTGATTATAGATTAA